A segment of the Capra hircus breed San Clemente chromosome 19, ASM170441v1, whole genome shotgun sequence genome:
AGGGCGGCTGcaaggctggcagcagctggatCCACAGCTCTGGTCTTGGCAGCCAGGCAGGCAGCAGCATGTGGGGTGGTAGCAGGTTCTATGGCAGTACACGGGTGCACAGGAAGCTGGCTGACAGCAGTTAGAACCACCGCAGGTTTGTCCACAGCTGCTGGATCCACAGCAGGTGGGCTGACAGCAGCTGGTCACACAAGTAGGTTTGCAGCAGGTGGTTTCAGTGATTTGACAGcaagtttgggggcaggagggctgACAGCAGCTGGACTCACAGCAGGTGGGCTGGCAGCAGGTGGTCACACAGGTAGGTTTGGAGCAGGTGGTCCTACAGCAGGTGTTTTCACTAGTCTGATAGCAAGTTGGGGGGCAGCAAGGCCGACAGCAGCTGGACTCACAGCAGGTGGGCTGGCAGCAGGTGGTCACACAAGTAGGCTTGAGGCAGGTGGTCCTGCAGCACGTGGTCTGACAGCTGATAGGGCGACAGcaaggctggcagcagctggaccCACCGCAGGCAGGCTGACAGCAGGTGGTCACACAGGTAGGTTTGGAGCAGGTGGTCCTACAGCAGGTGTGTTCACTAGTCTGATAGCAAGTTGGGGGGCAGCAAGGCCGACAGCAGCTGCGCTCACAGCAGCTGGGCTGGCAGCACGGGGAGCAGCAGGAGTGAGTCATTTTGTCAGTGGTGGAGTGTGGACTCCTGTTCAGAAGTGAGTTTCTCAGATTCTCATGACTACTTCTGTTCTGAGGCTTTTTATACACTGGACCCCCAGTGTTGGGACCAATAAGCAAGACTTTCCTTGTGTATGTCGTTTTTGTAGTCAATGGGAAATTATCCAAGAGGAAATGATTTCTTTAGTGTTTTGAGGCCTATTTAAATTAGTGTTTGatcttctttttaattattactaGCACTTAAGAACCATTTCCAGAAATGAAGAAGAATAAGGAATCATCGCAGCAGCATCTCTGGCATGTGACATCATCAGGTCATGGGATAGTTCTTCCTGCCTTGGCCAGGGTCGGAACAGTCaccttttctttgttcctttgacTGTGCTTAGGTTGAGACTTGCTGGATGCTGATGCATTCTGTGATGCATGAAGCCTGCTAAAGTCCAAGTCTGATCTCAGACAAAGTCTGAGATTCAAGATAATCACGTGTATCTATatacatgtctttcttttttttaaatttttttgaaatataaatttatttactttaattggaggttaattaccttacaatattgtattggttttgccatacttcagcatgaatctgccacaggtatccacgtgttccccatcctgaattcccctcccacctccctccccataccatccttctgggtcatctctgtgccaggacttggaagcaacctagatgtccatcagcagatgaatggataagaaagctgtggtacatatacacaatggaatattacgcagccattaaaagaatacatttgaatcagttctaatgaggtggatgaaactggagcctattatgcagcgtgaactaagccagaaagaaaaacaccaatacagtatactaacgcatatatatggaatttagaaagatggtaacgataaccctgtatgcaagacagcaaaagagacacagatgtatagaacagtcttttggactctgtgggagagggagagggtgggatgattgggagaatcatacattgaaacctgtatatacATGTCTTTCCAATCAGTAGTGACGACCTAAAATGTTTCCCAGCTTCACTGGGTACATTTAGGTAGAAGGTGTTGACAGGTTGTTCTTCGCTAACTTTTCAGCACCAAAGCTGGAACGCAGGCAAAAGCTGTACCCTGTTTTCAGGCAACATCAAAGCATTAATGTCCCATAACTATTTTTAGCTGGATCAATCACCTCTGGTGAGACATCACTACTTGCACAtgctttcttttataatttgtgACAAAGAGGTAGAGAGGATGATAAATTGATAGATTTATAGATTTCAGTAAATGTGAAATGTGTCAGCCATAATATCTTAAAGTTTTTTCTGCCCTTTCTTTTAGATACGCATGTAAGAGTGTAACTGCCATGCCATAGGGAAAGTATATAATCCACAGTGCTAGAAACAATGTAAGTGTTTCAATATTTCACTACAAAAGTGTCATGTACTCTCCTGCTATGAGACTCCTGAATTCTCCTGGTATGTATCtatccttgtttgtttgttttaaactgaGCTGTAATTGACATGGCGTTATATTGTTTATAGGTGTTCCacataataatttgatatttgtagATGTTGCAGAGTTATCACTGTAGGAAGTCTCGTTAACGTTAACATCTGTCACAATTGATAGTTACAAAGTCTTTTTTCTTGCATGAGagcttttaaaatctacttttctagcaactttcaaacatttcagtattcttaactctggtcattatgctgtacattacaGTCCCCATGCGTTTATTTTATAAGTGGAAGCCTGTGCTTTGTGATCCCATTTACCTATTtcacccaccccacctccaacCTCTGGCTACCATTGATATGTTCTATCTGTGAGCTCAGTTttacaaaaactttttttaagattccatgtataagtgagatcacatggtatttgtctctctctaaCTCATTTCATTTGGCTTAATGTCCTCAAGGCCCATCCGCATGGTCATAAATGGGAAGATAGCCCTCAGGAAGAGTCCATTTGAGTCTGAGgagtccagcttcattctttggCACAGGGCTGCCCAGTTTTCCCGccacaatttatttaaaagattgcAATTTCCTTattgcattaatatatatttggctCCTTTGTAATAAATTAGTAGGCCATAGAATGCGTGGACTTATTTCTGGCCTCTttattctattccactgatctagGTGCCGGTTTTTTCCAATCCACACTGTTTTGTTAGTATAGCTCTGTAATACTGTTTGGAATCAAGGAAATGATGCTTCCAGCTGTGTTCTTCTTTATCactattgctttggctattttgtggttccatacacattttaattgttttccttctttctgccatTGGAACTACATTATCATTTTATCCTTTCTACACTATCATTTCATCATTTCTACTGCTATTGACTGTATGTTTTCCCATTTCATGGCAATCATACTCTAACATATATatctaaaagagagaaaatgaggccTAAAAGCTTTAAGAAATTGTGGCTGAGATTCCACATTTGTTGGAATATGTAAATTTGCAGATTCAAACGTACCTTAGTTATTCTCCTATCTAACCCGCTTGTCACAAATTATAGAAGAAAGTATATGCAAGTTGGGATGTCTCACCAGAGGTCATTAGCCTAACTAGAAAATAGCAACGAAGCAGTAAGGAAGGGATGCTGTTTGAAAATAGGATTCAGCTTTGCCTCTGTTCCAGTTTTGGTGctgattttcatttgaaaaacacTGTGGCAACCATCCTCCACTCAGATGACCCTGATAAAACTGGGAAACATTTCAAAGCAGTTGCCaagtatagatatatatagatacatgtgGAAGTCTTAACTCTGATTTTGTCAGAGATCAGGCTTGAACTCAAGCAGGCTTCATTCATCACAGAATGCACCAGCATCCTGACCCTTTCGAGGCATGTACCAATCTAAGTAGAGCCAAAGGAACAAAGCTGAGAAGGGAGAACAGTTCTGCCCTTCACAGAGCCAGCAGGAACTACCCCATGACCAGATGAGGTCACATGACCAGAAATGCTGCTGGTGATGATTCCTGATCTTTTCATTTCTAGGAAAGATTCTTAAGTACTAGACCCAATTAAGGAAAAGATCAAACACTGATTTGCAGAGGCCTCTCTATAAAACACTAAGAAAGCAACTTCCTCCATGACAATTATCCAAAACTACAACAATAACATAAATAACAACCAGGAAACTCCTGCTTATTGGTCCCAACATTGGGGGTCCAGGATATAAAAGCCCAGAACAGGAGGAGCCCTCAGAATGTGAGAAACTCAGCTCTGAGCCGGAGTCCACCCTCCACCACTGACGCAATGACCCACTCGTGCTGCTCCCCGCGCTGTCAGCCCACCTGCTGCAGGACCACTTGCTCTGAGTTCAGCTGCTGCCAGCCCTGCTGCCCCCCAACGTGCTGTCAAACCACCTGCTGCAGGACCACCTGCTGCAAACCTACCTGTGTGACCAGCTGTTGTCAGCCCACCTGTTGCAGCAAACCCTGCTGTCAGCCCACCTGCTGTGAGTCCATCTGCTGCCAGCCCTCATGCCCTCCAGCTTGCTATCAAACTAGCGAAACCACCTGCTGTAGGACCACCTGCCACAAGCCTACTTGTGTGACCACCTGCTGTCAGCCCAGCTGCTGTGGGTCCAGCAGCTGTGGACAAACCTTCAGTGGGTCCAGCTGCGGCCAGCCTTGCTGCCAGCCGGTTTACTGTGCCCCTGTGTACTGCCACAGAATCTGCTACCACCCCACGTGCTGCTGCCTGCCTGGGTGCCAAGCCCAGGAATGTGggtccagctgctgccagccttgCAGCCGCCCTGTGTGCTGTCAGACCACCTGCTGTAGGACCACCTGCTGCCGCCCCAGCTGTGTGTCCACCTGCTGCCCTTCCTCCTGCTGATCCTCCTGTCATAGAACCATGTGGGACACATCAGTCTTCTGGCAGCTAACATATGAGTTCTCCAGTTACTGCCGCAAGCTCCACTGCCAGGCTTTATCAGCATCCAGCGTGCAGCTACCGTCTTTCTATGAGTCATATTCCCGATTAAGAGGCTCTGTGAGGTGGTATGGTAGCATGCAGTTGACTTCAGTCTGCCTTTCTCCATCTTCCTTTTCTATTAAACTCTGTGATATCTGCAAGTtttaggtctcctgccttgcagtcaTTGTGTCAGCCTTGCAAAAATGATCACCACTTCTCTTGAGTAACCTAAAGCACAAATCACTGTGTTGGTCTTCTTAGGTTTCTTTCATGTTTACTACTTCATAAGTTTTTTCCCTAATGGACTCATTAGAGAAAATGACTCATTCTATTTTACTTCCTCCTCCTTAGGATTACCCTGTGTTGTATTCTCAGCTGTGAGAAAGCTTCTCTGATTTCTTCCGAATAAAGTCTTTGCTGTCTTCTAGCCTATATTCTGATTTGACTTTTTATACAGCATTTTCTTTTAAGTCCTCTCATTCATACTGTATTTCTGAGCCTGATAATGACCCCTAAGCTTGTGGCAGAACCAAGGTGATTGCCCCCCTCTTATGGATGAATAAAAGCCACTCGACTATTCATAGGTAGAATTTGGTTGAGAGCTAGGGTCTCTTTTGTTTGTGCTCCAGGGTCTTACAATAATATCTTACTAGAAGCACAAAGTGATCTGAGCACTGGGAATATGCGTGCTTTGGATTGCCTGTGTACCGTTGAATATAAGCCTTTCCCTATGCAGATAAATTTCCTGTTTACAAATGTATTCTCTCAGCTATTTCCCAAACTTCAGTGACCATTTGCCCACATAAGGCCAATAGGCTGGTTTTAAAAGCCAACTACTAGGTTTAAGAATCTTTTATATTCCTGGCACTCTGCTGGCACATTCAAGCCAGAAGCTTGTCTAAAAACACCTGCTTTTTTATGTCAGAATATGTCATGTTGGGATGGTCTGGTTAGATAAATCTGGGGTTTCCTAGTGTCACAGATACTatggaatattaaaaaggaaTCTGGTGAAGCATATACATTCAGCCATATTTCTTTTACCTCTAAACTCTAAGTTCATTTTTTCTCCAAACTAAAATATTATCAAGACAATTATGTATGTATGCAGAACTGAGAAACGAGCTAACCACACCATGGAAATTTTACCTTAGAGCTATCCACAGTCTCTACAAAACATCCTGAGGTTTATGACATGAAACTGAAGCATGAATCAAATCCAGATGTGTCTGGGATTCTCTGAAGACTGCTTAGTTTATAATAGGGGAAGGAGATAAGGTGCAGTAataatatgttaattatatttagaTAGTCTAAATCAGTGTTCTGCAACTTGGGACTGTTAATATTTGGATTGGTGGGTGGGGGGCAACGTTGTGAACATGGAGAAAGGTTAACAGCATCCTGCCTCTACCCACTAAATGCCACAGCATCCCATTCTAGCTTGTGTCAAACAGAGCTAAGATGGGTGGAGAAGGTGGATAAATTGTAAAAACGCAAGTGTGCAATCTACAGAGAAATTGCATAGATATATAAAATTGGATAACAATAAAATGTGACATCAAAACTCATAGGGTGTTACAATAGAAATCTTTTAAGGGTAACTTATATGTTTCAATCTTCATATTAGAGGAAATGAAGACCTCAAAATTAAGGTGTTAGATGTCTCATCTTAAGAAATTAAGGGAAAACAACACCACTGCCCACAAACcaactaaaagaaaacaaatactcaGAAGAGTGGAGAttagtaaaacagaaaataaaggaaaaatagtgAAGCTTGACAAAGGCAAAATTTGGTCTTTTAAGAaagtgaacaaaatagaaaaaaaactcTGGGAAGACTGAGTGGCtaaaaagaaacaagacaaaattaatattataaaagaaaaattagacctaaaataaagattaaacagagacttaaaatagcaaaatttattttaattatctgtTGTTGTGTAACAAATTATTACTTAATAAATAATACTTATTTAATACTTAGTTCTTATTACTAAAGAACAACTGTTTACTATTTCTCATGAtttctttggccacatgatattgACTTAGAGAAGATATTCACAATACATACAAGGGGCAAAAGATTGGTCTCAAGAACATATAAACTCCTGAAGATGAATGAGCATAAACCACTGAATGGAAAATTGGGTAAAAGATGTGGATAGGAATTCTACCTTAGAGGAAACACATATAGCCAATGAGTATGtgaaaaaatactcaaaatcctaagtttattgagaaaataaaacCTCAACTAGATTGTAGTTTACACCGCTGTATTGGAAAACTATTTTGAAATCTGAAAGATCATTTAAAAGTTTGACAATTAGAGAAGATGTAAATCCACAGAATCCCTTACATCTTGGAGCTGGGTGGAGGGCGGTACATGAATTTGCACAGCCACTTTAGGAAACAAACTGACTAAATGAGAGGCCCGTCAATCAAACTTGCCAGTAAACTCTACTTCCCCAACTTTGTTGACAATCAAACAttctgcttggagaaggcaatggcaccccactccagtactcttgcctggaaaatcccatggatggaggaacctggtgggctgcagtccacggggtcgctaggagtcggacatgactaagtgacttcactttcacttttcactttcatgcattggagaaggaaatggcaaaccactccagtgttcttgcctggagaatcccagggacgggggagcctggtgggctgccatctctgggatcgcacagagtctgacacaactgaagcggcttagcagcagcagcagcagcaaacattctGCTGATTATCTTGTTAATTTGTGAGGCTTCTCAGTAGAGTGCAGCCTGCTTTGATTTTTGTCTTCCTGATTTCCTGTAGATCATGTGCCAGCTCCTTGTGGTCTCTTTCATTTGTCCTCAACACAAAATCATGATCTCAGTCTTAGAAAAACATTCATATCCTTTCtctttaagagggaggggatatatgtatacatatagcagaattacttcattgtacagcagaaactaatacaacattataaagcagttatactgaaattttttaaagttttttttaaaaatagataaacaataagaatATGTACCGCAAGGAATTACAGTCATTATCTtgcaataatatacaatggagtataatctgcaaacatcctgaatcactctgctgtatacctgaaactagcacaatattgtaaatcaactgtaccttaaaaaaaaaataataaagtatatcAGAGAATATGTGcaggttaaaaaaagaatcttagaAAGCAAATTCTTAGGCTTATTCTCTTAAGGATCTGCAAATGATCCGTATATCTGCAAATGATCCGTATATCTGCAAATGATCAGTATATCTGCAAATGATCGGTATCAACCATATATATCAATGTGCTCATCACCCCCATGTCCTGCTCCTTACTTTTATGAGCACTTATAATTAccttccaaaagaaaaagaaagtgacattagctcagccgtgtccgactctttgcaatccatggacagtccatggaattctctagaccagaatactggagtgggtagcctttcccttctccaggggatcttcccaacccagggattgaacccaggtctcccaccttgcagcagattctttgccagctgagccacaagggaagtggaCCATACACTGGGATTTTGTTTTGCATGGCTATTCCTTTCAAAGTCCTTACACATTTATTGCATCTCATTTATCTCTTCTAGTCTCATAGTGAGTCTCATAGGAACCCCACAAATTGAACAGAGCAAGGATGATCATTTCCACAAATGAAAAAGTCACTTGCCTCATGTGAAACAGTTAATAACTGATAGAATTGAGTTCGATAGCCCAAACCAGATGGTCTGACTCCTGATCCATGACATTTTTATTTAGAGTTTActgtaaatgaaaataattctggTGACTGAGTTTGGGGAAGTTTTGCAATTTAAGTTGCTTGTCTGccaatgggaataataataccttGCACATGCAGGTCACTTCTCTACCTAAAATGGCAGTTTCCAACTCCATTGCCCACATACCTACAAAAAATAGCAGCTGGTTTTGATGactcaagaaagtgaaaggagacTCTCATTGCCGGAGGGCTCTGGTCTGCAGCTGAGTAGTTCATTCCACCGTGTTTCCTGACACTATCAGAGGGCATTGAAAAGGAAACTCACCTACAGTATTTTTTCCTCCATAGCATGGAAATGGAAGTCTTGCTTGGTCTCATTCATCTGGTGTCAGACGCTGcatttccccctccctccttccccccaaAAAATGGTCACAGCAGTAGGTATAGTCCTGTTTACTCTCCAGAGACttgctaaattgtttcagtcacgtccaactctttgcaaccccatggactgcagcccgccaggctcctctgtccatgggattctccaggcaagaatcctggagtgggttgccatgccctccaccagaggatcttcccaacccagggactgaactcaagtctcttacatctccagcactAGCAGGCatattcttgaccactagcatcacctgggaaaccccagagtCCTAGGGATAGGAGTAATTGAGCAATGAAAATATAACCCTCTGATCCAACCAGCTTCTAGGTTTTGTAAGGCAAAGATGGAGCTTAAAAGATTCCATATCAAAGTGCTAGCTGAAAATGGAAGGATTCAATGAAGAAAAGAAGCCAGGCACTCCTAGGCGGTATGGTGGTGTAGTTCTGCAAGGCGCGAGACATACTTTCTGAAGAAGAACTGAGCAATAAAGATCTCCAGATATTTATTAGAAAAAAGACCTGATATTGGCTCtggagaaaaagaatattttgtggACCAGAGCTGTCTTCTTGTGTTAGATCCTAGAAGATCTCACAGGGACAGGGATTCTGTGAAGAGACTGCCAGGCTTTCTTCATAATGCAGAGGGATAAGCTGAGGGACTGTCATTTACTGAGTTAATACAAGTATTAAGCTTGATATTTTCTCATCATTTGTAATTCATAATCTTGACATAATAAAAGGTTTTATTTTCCCTGTTTTACAGAGGAAGAGAT
Coding sequences within it:
- the LOC100861184 gene encoding keratin associated protein 9.2 codes for the protein MTHSCCSPRCQPTCCRTTCSEFSCCQPCCPPTCCQTTCCRTTCCKPTCVTSCCQPTCCSKPCCQPTCCESICCQPSCPPACYQTSETTCCRTTCHKPTCVTTCCQPSCCGSSSCGQTFSGSSCGQPCCQPVYCAPVYCHRICYHPTCCCLPGCQAQECGSSCCQPCSRPVCCQTTCCRTTCCRPSCVSTCCPSSC
- the LOC108638286 gene encoding keratin-associated protein 9-2-like, which gives rise to MTHSCCSPCCQPSCCERSCCRPCCPPTCYQTSEHTCCRTTCSKPTCVTTCCQPACGGSSCCQPCCRPISCQTTCCRTTCLKPTCVTTCCQPTCCESSCCRPCCPPTCYQTSENTCCRTTCSKPTCVTTCCQPTCCESSCCQPSCPQTCCQITETTCCKPTCVTSCCQPTCCGSSSCGQTCGGSNCCQPASCAPVYCHRTCYHPTCCCLPGCQDQSCGSSCCQPCSRPVCCQTTCCRTTRCRPSCVSSCCQPSCC